In Fundulus heteroclitus isolate FHET01 chromosome 18, MU-UCD_Fhet_4.1, whole genome shotgun sequence, a single genomic region encodes these proteins:
- the thpo gene encoding thrombopoietin has protein sequence MAYSRLLLLLLLLIGATITHLPQAHAHPDEFWCNAEDRKNLMEDFDDKDNCSEISPVPPVPYIGVNPEEWEKKSLQEKQAEVLKNFQGLHDSVQQLMNQTRGHCLGWLNAFEKSISQYMIIVGDVLKQNDSSTPTQAPKYEETTKLKDVWNIYERLIVGKLELLAYEMSEDRCKHKRKRSLRQLWTQLTRKLALQTLNRR, from the exons ATGGCTTATAGCA gattgctgctgctgctgctgctgctgatagGAGCGACCATCACCCACCTGCCTCAAGCCCACGCGCACCCTGATGAATTTTGGTGCAATGCCGAAGATAGGAAGAACCTGATGGAGGATTTTGACGATAAG GATAACTGCTCAGAAATCTCTCCTGTTCCTCCTGTGCCATATATCGGGGTTAACCCGGAAGAATGggaaaagaaatct cttcaggagaaacaggcagAGGTGCTGAAGAACTTCCAGGGGCTTCATGACAGCGTCCAGCAGCTAATGAATCAAACCAGAGGGCATTGTTTGGGTTGGCTGAATGCTTTTGAGAAAAGCATTTCGCAGTATATGATCATTGTCGGCGATGTTCTCAAACAG AATGATAGCTCTACGCCTACTCAAGCTCCAAAGTATGAGGAAACGACCAAACTCAAGGACGTTTGGAACATTTACGAACGTCTAATTGTTGGGAAGCTTGAATTGCTTGCCTACGAAATGTCAGAAGATCGCTGCAAgcataaaaggaaaagaagttTAAGGCAGTTGTGGACACAGCTAACCAGAAAGTTAGCTTTGCAAACATTAAACCGAAGATAA
- the LOC110368586 gene encoding probable E3 ubiquitin-protein ligase MID2 isoform X1, giving the protein MATTGADQDIDGESTQSSRKCSNADSSLVLPVDGAVDLREEELEQSVYGLCFALDPSAVPPSLRLSNSCLTVTYSDSTPSRPHPPIKVRKPAVTPDSMALLPHVCADVIIARGQYYWEVDVCNSSVCRVGVISSDGCSSWWLERNASAFRAVYDGSCEPIGAVPPGIKTLGIFLSFEGGILSFHNPLTQEHLVTLPTRFNPSGVLPALGLRQGRLSLRCGLPVPSYVFLGKDSTYRGPSRPNGVWRHREVPFQPVRRVIQKFEKLALSV; this is encoded by the exons ATGGCAACAACTGGAGCAGATCAG GACATCGATGGggaatcaacacaaagtagtaggAAGT GCTCCAACGCTGATAGTTCCCTTGTATTGCCAGTGGATGGAGCTGTAGACCTGCGAGAGGAGGAACTGGAGCAGAGTGTCTATG GGCTGTGTTTTGCTCTGGACCCTTCAGCTGTTCCGCCGTCCCTCCGTCTATCCAACTCCTGCCTCACGGTGACTTACAGTGACAGTACTCCTTCACGCCCACATCCTCCGATTAAAGTCAGAAAGCCTGCGGTGACCCCTGACTCCATGGCGCTCTTGCCTCATGTATGCGCTGATGTCATTATTGCTCGAGGACAGTACTACTGGGAGGTGGATGTCTGCAACAGCTCCGTCTGCAGGGTTG GTGTGATCTCATCGGACGGCTGCAGCAGCTGGTGGCTGGAGAGAAATGCCTCGGCTTTTCGTGCAGTGTATGACGGGAGCTGCGAGCCTATTGGCGCTGTCCCACCAGGGATCAAAACCCTGGGCATATTCCTCAGTTTTGAAGGAGGGATCCTTAGCTTCCACAACCCCCTGACCCAGGAGCACCTGGTGACACTTCCGACCCGCTTCAACCCTTCTGGAGTGCTCCCGGCTCTGGGCCTGAGGCAGGGCAGGCTGAGCCTACGCTGTGGCCTCCCAGTACCCTCGTATGTGTTTCTGGGTAAGGACTCCACTTACAGGGGCCCTTCTCGTCCGAATGGCGTTTGGCGGCACAGAGAGGTTCCATTCCAACCGGTGAGAAGAGTGATCCAGAAGTTTGAGAAACTGGCATTATCAGTTTGA
- the LOC110368586 gene encoding probable E3 ubiquitin-protein ligase MID2 isoform X4 — MATTGADQDIDGESTQSSRKCSNADSSLVLPVDGAVDLREEELEQSVYGLCFALDPSAVPPSLRLSNSCLTVTYSDSTPSRPHPPIKVRKPAVTPDSMALLPHVCADVIIARGQYYWEVDVCNSSVCRVGVISSDGCSSWWLERNASAFRAVYDGSCEPIGAVPPGIKTLGIFLSFEGGILSFHNPLTQEHLVTLPTRFNPSGVLPALGLRQGRLSLRCGLPVPSYVFLGCSSFSQLNNPHWFGLGPARVLGCMK; from the exons ATGGCAACAACTGGAGCAGATCAG GACATCGATGGggaatcaacacaaagtagtaggAAGT GCTCCAACGCTGATAGTTCCCTTGTATTGCCAGTGGATGGAGCTGTAGACCTGCGAGAGGAGGAACTGGAGCAGAGTGTCTATG GGCTGTGTTTTGCTCTGGACCCTTCAGCTGTTCCGCCGTCCCTCCGTCTATCCAACTCCTGCCTCACGGTGACTTACAGTGACAGTACTCCTTCACGCCCACATCCTCCGATTAAAGTCAGAAAGCCTGCGGTGACCCCTGACTCCATGGCGCTCTTGCCTCATGTATGCGCTGATGTCATTATTGCTCGAGGACAGTACTACTGGGAGGTGGATGTCTGCAACAGCTCCGTCTGCAGGGTTG GTGTGATCTCATCGGACGGCTGCAGCAGCTGGTGGCTGGAGAGAAATGCCTCGGCTTTTCGTGCAGTGTATGACGGGAGCTGCGAGCCTATTGGCGCTGTCCCACCAGGGATCAAAACCCTGGGCATATTCCTCAGTTTTGAAGGAGGGATCCTTAGCTTCCACAACCCCCTGACCCAGGAGCACCTGGTGACACTTCCGACCCGCTTCAACCCTTCTGGAGTGCTCCCGGCTCTGGGCCTGAGGCAGGGCAGGCTGAGCCTACGCTGTGGCCTCCCAGTACCCTCGTATGTGTTTCTGG GATGCAGCTCCTTCTCTCAGCTGAACAACCCCCACTGGTTTGGGCTTGGGCCAGCAAGAGTCCTGGGATGcatgaagtga
- the LOC110368586 gene encoding probable E3 ubiquitin-protein ligase MID2 isoform X3 — protein sequence MATTGADQDIDGESTQSSRKCSNADSSLVLPVDGAVDLREEELEQSVYAVPPSLRLSNSCLTVTYSDSTPSRPHPPIKVRKPAVTPDSMALLPHVCADVIIARGQYYWEVDVCNSSVCRVGVISSDGCSSWWLERNASAFRAVYDGSCEPIGAVPPGIKTLGIFLSFEGGILSFHNPLTQEHLVTLPTRFNPSGVLPALGLRQGRLSLRCGLPVPSYVFLGKDSTYRGPSRPNGVWRHREVPFQPVRRVIQKFEKLALSV from the exons ATGGCAACAACTGGAGCAGATCAG GACATCGATGGggaatcaacacaaagtagtaggAAGT GCTCCAACGCTGATAGTTCCCTTGTATTGCCAGTGGATGGAGCTGTAGACCTGCGAGAGGAGGAACTGGAGCAGAGTGTCTATG CTGTTCCGCCGTCCCTCCGTCTATCCAACTCCTGCCTCACGGTGACTTACAGTGACAGTACTCCTTCACGCCCACATCCTCCGATTAAAGTCAGAAAGCCTGCGGTGACCCCTGACTCCATGGCGCTCTTGCCTCATGTATGCGCTGATGTCATTATTGCTCGAGGACAGTACTACTGGGAGGTGGATGTCTGCAACAGCTCCGTCTGCAGGGTTG GTGTGATCTCATCGGACGGCTGCAGCAGCTGGTGGCTGGAGAGAAATGCCTCGGCTTTTCGTGCAGTGTATGACGGGAGCTGCGAGCCTATTGGCGCTGTCCCACCAGGGATCAAAACCCTGGGCATATTCCTCAGTTTTGAAGGAGGGATCCTTAGCTTCCACAACCCCCTGACCCAGGAGCACCTGGTGACACTTCCGACCCGCTTCAACCCTTCTGGAGTGCTCCCGGCTCTGGGCCTGAGGCAGGGCAGGCTGAGCCTACGCTGTGGCCTCCCAGTACCCTCGTATGTGTTTCTGGGTAAGGACTCCACTTACAGGGGCCCTTCTCGTCCGAATGGCGTTTGGCGGCACAGAGAGGTTCCATTCCAACCGGTGAGAAGAGTGATCCAGAAGTTTGAGAAACTGGCATTATCAGTTTGA
- the LOC110368586 gene encoding probable E3 ubiquitin-protein ligase MID2 isoform X2 codes for MLCYYEDIDGESTQSSRKCSNADSSLVLPVDGAVDLREEELEQSVYGLCFALDPSAVPPSLRLSNSCLTVTYSDSTPSRPHPPIKVRKPAVTPDSMALLPHVCADVIIARGQYYWEVDVCNSSVCRVGVISSDGCSSWWLERNASAFRAVYDGSCEPIGAVPPGIKTLGIFLSFEGGILSFHNPLTQEHLVTLPTRFNPSGVLPALGLRQGRLSLRCGLPVPSYVFLGKDSTYRGPSRPNGVWRHREVPFQPVRRVIQKFEKLALSV; via the exons ATGTTGTGTTACTATGAG GACATCGATGGggaatcaacacaaagtagtaggAAGT GCTCCAACGCTGATAGTTCCCTTGTATTGCCAGTGGATGGAGCTGTAGACCTGCGAGAGGAGGAACTGGAGCAGAGTGTCTATG GGCTGTGTTTTGCTCTGGACCCTTCAGCTGTTCCGCCGTCCCTCCGTCTATCCAACTCCTGCCTCACGGTGACTTACAGTGACAGTACTCCTTCACGCCCACATCCTCCGATTAAAGTCAGAAAGCCTGCGGTGACCCCTGACTCCATGGCGCTCTTGCCTCATGTATGCGCTGATGTCATTATTGCTCGAGGACAGTACTACTGGGAGGTGGATGTCTGCAACAGCTCCGTCTGCAGGGTTG GTGTGATCTCATCGGACGGCTGCAGCAGCTGGTGGCTGGAGAGAAATGCCTCGGCTTTTCGTGCAGTGTATGACGGGAGCTGCGAGCCTATTGGCGCTGTCCCACCAGGGATCAAAACCCTGGGCATATTCCTCAGTTTTGAAGGAGGGATCCTTAGCTTCCACAACCCCCTGACCCAGGAGCACCTGGTGACACTTCCGACCCGCTTCAACCCTTCTGGAGTGCTCCCGGCTCTGGGCCTGAGGCAGGGCAGGCTGAGCCTACGCTGTGGCCTCCCAGTACCCTCGTATGTGTTTCTGGGTAAGGACTCCACTTACAGGGGCCCTTCTCGTCCGAATGGCGTTTGGCGGCACAGAGAGGTTCCATTCCAACCGGTGAGAAGAGTGATCCAGAAGTTTGAGAAACTGGCATTATCAGTTTGA